In one Modestobacter sp. L9-4 genomic region, the following are encoded:
- a CDS encoding pyridoxamine 5'-phosphate oxidase family protein, with protein MSSTADSPAPLLGPGLVAFFTERHLATLTTLRADGSPHVVPVGVTLDPATGTARVITSGTTAKARHVRDGQSRVAVCQVDGACWTTLEGTAVVRDDAASVADAEARYAARYRQPRENPARVVLEISVDRVLGNAERHRGPATEE; from the coding sequence GTGTCCTCCACCGCAGACTCCCCCGCACCCCTCCTCGGGCCCGGGCTGGTGGCCTTCTTCACCGAACGTCACCTGGCCACGCTCACCACGCTCCGCGCCGACGGCAGCCCGCACGTCGTCCCGGTCGGGGTGACCCTGGACCCGGCGACCGGCACCGCCCGGGTGATCACCTCGGGCACCACGGCCAAGGCCCGGCACGTGCGCGACGGGCAGTCCCGCGTGGCGGTCTGCCAGGTCGACGGCGCCTGCTGGACGACGCTGGAGGGGACGGCGGTGGTGCGGGACGACGCCGCGTCGGTCGCCGACGCCGAGGCCCGCTACGCCGCCCGCTACCGGCAGCCCCGCGAGAACCCGGCGCGGGTGGTGCTGGAGATCTCGGTGGACAGGGTGCTGGGCAACGCGGAACGTCACCGGGGCCCGGCGACCGAGGAGTGA
- a CDS encoding GNAT family N-acetyltransferase translates to MDLSGIDLTTETVRTERLVLRPFRPDDVDAVFTACQDPEIPRWIAAVGVPYTREDAAAFVTGEAPTQRREGTGLTVAIEADGVLVGASGVQRIGQHPIGPEVGYWIAPQARGHGYAAEAAHALADWAIGLGAPRVYLVADVANTGSQAVAVRAGFAREGVLRSYLHYRDGRRADAALFSRLPGD, encoded by the coding sequence ATGGACCTGAGCGGCATCGACCTGACCACCGAGACCGTGCGCACCGAGCGACTCGTGCTGCGGCCCTTCCGCCCGGACGACGTCGACGCGGTGTTCACCGCCTGCCAGGACCCGGAGATCCCGCGGTGGATCGCCGCGGTCGGCGTCCCCTACACCCGGGAGGACGCCGCCGCGTTCGTCACCGGCGAGGCGCCCACCCAGCGCCGTGAGGGCACCGGGCTGACCGTCGCGATCGAGGCCGACGGCGTGCTGGTCGGCGCCAGCGGCGTCCAGCGGATCGGCCAGCACCCGATCGGCCCGGAGGTCGGCTACTGGATCGCCCCCCAGGCCCGTGGGCACGGGTACGCCGCCGAGGCCGCACACGCCCTGGCCGACTGGGCGATCGGGCTGGGGGCGCCGCGGGTGTACCTGGTGGCCGACGTGGCGAACACCGGCTCGCAGGCGGTCGCCGTCCGGGCCGGGTTCGCCCGCGAGGGCGTGCTGCGCTCCTACCTGCACTACCGCGACGGCCGCCGCGCCGACGCGGCCCTGTTCTCCCGCCTCCCCGGCGACTGA
- the hpf gene encoding ribosome hibernation-promoting factor, HPF/YfiA family, which translates to MEIVVRGRNVEVPEHFRQKVEDKVGQLERFDSKVIRIDVELLHEKNPRQSANCQRVEITLRGKGPVARAEACAPDFYAALELAAGKLENRMRRANDRRRVHHGRHTPPSVRVGGVPADVTPVDATAPVGDAAGPSGTPEPATVGEPSQSIEAALVDGPLVTDLDEHLPGQIVREKVHQATPMHVDQALYEMELVGHDFFLFLCADTGQPSVVYRRHAFDYGLIRLGASVGSPDGAAAPEREPAHA; encoded by the coding sequence ATGGAGATCGTGGTCCGAGGACGCAACGTCGAGGTGCCCGAGCACTTCCGCCAGAAGGTGGAGGACAAGGTCGGCCAGCTCGAACGCTTCGACAGCAAGGTCATCCGCATCGACGTCGAGTTGCTGCACGAGAAGAACCCACGCCAGTCCGCGAACTGCCAGCGCGTGGAGATCACCCTGCGCGGCAAGGGCCCGGTGGCCCGCGCGGAGGCGTGTGCGCCGGACTTCTACGCGGCCCTGGAGCTCGCGGCCGGCAAGCTGGAGAACCGGATGCGGCGGGCCAACGACCGCCGCCGGGTCCACCACGGCCGGCACACCCCGCCCAGCGTGCGGGTCGGGGGAGTCCCGGCCGACGTCACCCCGGTGGACGCCACCGCCCCGGTCGGCGACGCCGCCGGTCCCTCGGGCACCCCTGAGCCGGCGACCGTCGGCGAGCCGTCACAGTCGATCGAGGCCGCCCTGGTCGACGGTCCGCTGGTGACCGACCTCGACGAGCACCTGCCCGGGCAGATCGTGCGCGAGAAGGTGCACCAGGCCACGCCCATGCACGTGGACCAGGCGCTCTACGAGATGGAGCTCGTCGGGCACGACTTCTTCCTGTTCCTGTGCGCCGACACCGGCCAGCCCTCGGTCGTCTACCGACGGCACGCCTTCGACTACGGGCTGATCCGGCTCGGGGCCTCCGTCGGCTCGCCCGACGGCGCCGCGGCGCCCGAGCGCGAACCCGCGCACGCCTGA
- a CDS encoding ComF family protein, translating into MRPARTTDDGPPGLLRAGGRALSDLVLPRVCAGCTRPGAVLCAACRSRLARPRLAEPRRHPPGFPPTVAAGAYAGPVRPAVLAFKEHGRAELGAPLGTALALAVVAVLAAVPAPAGPVVLVPVPTAPAAVRRRGRDQVRELAAHAVTELTAAGLAATVVPLLGRAGRTRDSAGLDAAARRANLAGRFHRLPVPLPPGSRLVLVDDVATSGATLTEAARALAAGAPAGPAEAVLAAVVAATERRVVRPAPRRSPATFTVRG; encoded by the coding sequence GTGCGACCGGCCAGGACGACGGACGACGGCCCGCCGGGGCTGCTGCGGGCCGGGGGACGGGCGCTGTCGGACCTGGTGCTGCCGCGGGTGTGCGCCGGCTGCACCCGCCCCGGTGCGGTGCTGTGTGCGGCGTGCCGCAGCCGGCTGGCCCGGCCCCGGCTGGCCGAGCCGCGCCGCCACCCGCCCGGCTTCCCGCCGACGGTGGCCGCCGGCGCCTACGCCGGACCGGTGCGCCCGGCCGTGCTGGCCTTCAAAGAGCACGGCCGCGCCGAGCTGGGCGCACCGCTGGGCACCGCGCTGGCCCTGGCGGTGGTCGCCGTGCTCGCCGCAGTACCGGCTCCCGCGGGCCCGGTCGTGCTGGTGCCGGTGCCCACCGCCCCGGCGGCCGTGCGGCGTCGCGGGCGCGACCAGGTGCGCGAGCTGGCCGCCCACGCCGTCACCGAGCTGACCGCCGCCGGACTGGCGGCGACGGTGGTGCCGCTGCTGGGCCGGGCCGGGCGCACCCGCGACTCCGCGGGCCTGGACGCCGCAGCCCGGCGGGCCAACCTCGCCGGCCGGTTCCACCGGCTGCCCGTGCCGCTGCCACCGGGGAGCCGGCTGGTGCTGGTCGACGACGTCGCCACCAGCGGGGCCACGCTCACCGAGGCGGCCCGGGCCCTGGCCGCCGGGGCACCCGCCGGGCCGGCCGAGGCGGTGCTCGCCGCGGTCGTCGCGGCCACCGAGCGCCGGGTCGTGCGGCCGGCTCCGCGCCGCTCACCTGCGACCTTCACCGTGCGGGGGTGA
- a CDS encoding LpqB family beta-propeller domain-containing protein codes for MSARAARAVLVGLLAALLPACSTVPSSSPVTQITQVAEPPADAVGIEPQAPEPGATPEEVVRGFIDANASTARNHPVARQYLSTDAATSWSDSDGVTVISGDYAPVQAQEGTVQVTAEAVGTIDERGIFAVGSEDVYARNFTLTDESGEWRITNPPDGLLMLEPDFTRTYEQIALYFLDPTGTRVVPDPRYLVDGEAQPNAVVERLLSGPSPAVSAGVVNPLNGASLRSTVAVAGQTATVDLTFPAGTEDGTVASAAGQLVWSLQQEQLGLQTVEVLRDGQPLGLPGLPDRQTRADLPALDPDAAPPNAVGHYLHDGGLRRASDGSPSPGPAGTNTYGLSSAAVSVDPRTGQLALMAGVSTTNSPTGAPATLFAGPYDGDLAWVLDGSSFTAPTTPGTRSEVWTVRNGTDVVRLPAGGSPQTVSAPTLAGLGRATTFQLSPDGVRAAVVIEGTDGTQLYVGTVVRDDDAVSVRDLRAVAPSVRQVVDVAWRNAGLLMVLAGDPSEQKTVPYTVGVDGFGLTPVLTNGLPEQATALAAAPGRQPLAVSKGTLWQLAGGTWVTLVRGAPPLDGAAPFYPM; via the coding sequence GTGAGCGCCCGCGCGGCCCGTGCGGTGCTCGTCGGGCTGCTCGCCGCCCTGCTGCCGGCCTGCAGCACGGTGCCCAGCAGCTCGCCGGTCACCCAGATCACCCAGGTCGCCGAGCCGCCGGCCGACGCGGTGGGCATCGAGCCGCAGGCGCCGGAGCCGGGGGCCACCCCCGAGGAGGTCGTGCGCGGGTTCATCGACGCCAACGCCAGCACCGCCCGCAACCACCCGGTCGCCCGCCAGTACCTCAGCACCGACGCCGCGACCAGCTGGTCCGACAGCGACGGGGTGACCGTGATCAGCGGCGACTACGCGCCGGTGCAGGCGCAGGAGGGCACCGTGCAGGTCACGGCCGAGGCGGTCGGCACCATCGACGAGCGCGGCATCTTCGCCGTCGGCTCGGAGGACGTCTACGCCCGCAACTTCACCCTGACCGACGAGTCGGGGGAGTGGCGGATCACCAACCCGCCCGACGGCCTGCTGATGCTCGAGCCGGACTTCACCCGCACCTACGAGCAGATCGCCCTGTACTTCCTCGACCCCACCGGCACCCGCGTCGTCCCCGACCCGCGCTACCTGGTGGACGGCGAGGCGCAGCCCAACGCCGTGGTGGAGCGGCTGCTGTCCGGTCCGTCGCCGGCGGTGAGCGCCGGGGTGGTCAACCCGCTCAACGGGGCCAGCCTGCGCAGCACCGTGGCCGTCGCCGGGCAGACCGCGACCGTCGACCTCACCTTCCCGGCCGGCACCGAGGACGGCACCGTCGCCTCGGCCGCCGGGCAGCTGGTCTGGTCGCTGCAGCAGGAGCAGCTGGGCCTGCAGACGGTCGAGGTGCTGCGCGACGGCCAGCCGCTGGGCCTGCCCGGGCTCCCCGACCGGCAGACGAGGGCCGACCTGCCGGCCCTCGACCCCGACGCCGCCCCGCCCAACGCGGTGGGGCACTACCTGCACGACGGCGGCCTGCGCCGGGCCTCCGACGGCTCGCCGTCCCCGGGTCCGGCCGGCACGAACACCTACGGCCTGTCGTCGGCGGCGGTGTCGGTCGACCCGCGCACCGGGCAGCTCGCCCTGATGGCGGGGGTGTCGACGACGAACTCGCCCACGGGGGCGCCGGCGACGCTGTTCGCCGGCCCGTACGACGGTGACCTCGCCTGGGTGCTCGACGGCAGCAGCTTCACCGCGCCCACCACCCCCGGCACCCGGTCGGAGGTCTGGACGGTCCGCAACGGCACCGACGTCGTCCGGCTGCCGGCCGGGGGGTCGCCGCAGACGGTGAGCGCGCCCACGCTGGCGGGGCTGGGCCGGGCGACGACCTTCCAGCTGTCCCCGGACGGCGTCCGGGCCGCGGTGGTCATCGAGGGCACCGACGGCACGCAGCTCTACGTGGGCACGGTGGTCCGCGACGACGACGCCGTGAGCGTCCGCGACCTGCGCGCGGTGGCCCCCTCGGTGCGGCAGGTCGTCGACGTGGCGTGGCGCAACGCCGGGCTGCTCATGGTGCTGGCCGGTGACCCCAGCGAGCAGAAGACCGTGCCCTACACCGTGGGCGTCGACGGCTTCGGGCTCACCCCGGTGCTGACCAACGGCCTGCCCGAGCAGGCCACCGCGCTGGCGGCGGCGCCCGGCCGGCAGCCGCTGGCCGTCTCCAAGGGCACCCTCTGGCAGCTGGCCGGGGGCACCTGGGTCACCCTCGTCCGCGGTGCGCCCCCGCTGGACGGTGCGGCGCCCTTCTACCCGATGTGA
- the mtrB gene encoding MtrAB system histidine kinase MtrB, with amino-acid sequence MSTTTGPPAVDREPQPAAAPPPPRRRPAQLGRGLRRRVRRFRRRATVRIGRGARRVVHAWRASLQLRVGAITMLVAAVVVVIVSMVLFTQIREQLLRVKQQAAVDQSLAGVVYAQTEVSGIATGDSASVRSTLARTVEGLQRRGGAAGDFDVVMIYRSGEDERPAVSRRGIEPALPADLEAQVAAGSQAYRYARVPDPSGEPVPTLIVGAPVPTDPGGGDSVEVYFAFPLDQEQANLSGIRSTVAVTSAVLVLFVAGIGVLVTRLVVDPVRRAAGSAQRLAEGHLEERLAVRGEDDLARLATSFNAMAEGLQQQITQLEALSQLQQRFTSDVSHELRTPLTTVQMAAAVLHDAREEFDPAVARSAELLQAELNRFEALLTDLLEISRYDAGAATLEPEPQELGPLVQRVVTGMASLAERHECALLVSLPPRSVIAEVDGRRVERVLRNLVGNAIEHGRGEPVEITLAASRSAAAITVRDHGVGLTSEDAQHVFDRFWRADPSRVRTVGGSGLGLSISLEDARLHGGWLQVWGLPGQGAQFRLTLPLVAGAELTSSPLPLRPPMLRREQA; translated from the coding sequence GTGAGCACCACCACCGGGCCGCCGGCGGTCGACCGGGAACCCCAGCCCGCCGCCGCGCCTCCGCCGCCTCGCCGCCGGCCCGCCCAGCTGGGCCGGGGGCTCCGTCGGCGTGTCCGCCGGTTCCGCCGCCGGGCGACCGTGCGCATCGGCCGGGGTGCCCGCCGTGTGGTGCACGCCTGGCGCGCGTCGCTGCAGCTGCGGGTCGGGGCGATCACCATGCTGGTCGCCGCCGTGGTGGTGGTGATCGTGAGCATGGTGCTGTTCACCCAGATCCGGGAGCAGCTGCTGCGGGTCAAGCAGCAGGCCGCCGTCGACCAGTCGCTGGCCGGGGTCGTCTACGCCCAGACCGAGGTCAGCGGCATCGCCACCGGCGACTCGGCCAGCGTGCGCTCGACCCTGGCGCGCACCGTCGAGGGCCTGCAGCGCCGCGGCGGGGCGGCCGGCGACTTCGACGTGGTCATGATCTACCGGTCCGGGGAGGACGAGCGGCCCGCGGTCAGCCGCCGCGGCATCGAGCCCGCCCTGCCCGCGGACCTGGAGGCCCAGGTGGCCGCCGGGTCGCAGGCCTACCGCTACGCCCGGGTCCCCGACCCGAGCGGTGAGCCGGTGCCCACGCTCATCGTCGGCGCGCCGGTGCCCACCGACCCCGGCGGTGGCGACAGCGTCGAGGTCTACTTCGCCTTCCCGCTGGACCAGGAGCAGGCGAACCTGTCCGGCATCCGCAGCACGGTGGCGGTCACCAGCGCCGTCCTGGTGCTGTTCGTCGCCGGCATCGGCGTGCTGGTCACCCGGCTCGTCGTCGACCCGGTGCGGCGCGCCGCCGGCAGCGCCCAGCGGCTGGCCGAGGGCCACCTGGAGGAACGGCTCGCGGTGCGCGGGGAGGACGACCTGGCCCGGCTGGCCACCAGCTTCAACGCCATGGCCGAGGGGCTGCAGCAGCAGATCACGCAGCTGGAGGCGCTGTCGCAGCTGCAGCAGCGCTTCACCTCCGACGTCTCGCACGAGCTGCGCACGCCGCTGACCACCGTGCAGATGGCCGCCGCGGTGCTGCACGACGCCCGCGAGGAGTTCGACCCGGCGGTCGCCCGCTCCGCCGAGCTGCTGCAGGCCGAGCTCAACCGCTTCGAGGCCCTGCTCACCGACCTGCTGGAGATCAGCCGCTACGACGCGGGTGCGGCGACCCTGGAGCCCGAGCCGCAGGAGCTGGGCCCGCTGGTGCAGCGGGTCGTGACCGGGATGGCGTCGCTGGCCGAGCGGCACGAGTGCGCGCTGCTGGTCAGCCTGCCGCCGCGCTCGGTCATCGCCGAGGTCGACGGACGCCGGGTCGAGCGGGTGCTGCGCAACCTGGTCGGCAACGCCATCGAGCACGGCCGCGGCGAGCCGGTCGAGATCACCCTGGCCGCCTCCCGGTCGGCGGCGGCGATCACGGTCCGCGACCACGGGGTGGGGCTGACCTCCGAGGACGCCCAGCACGTCTTCGACCGGTTCTGGCGCGCCGACCCCTCCCGGGTGCGCACCGTGGGGGGGAGTGGACTGGGCCTGTCGATCAGCCTGGAGGACGCGCGGCTGCACGGCGGCTGGCTGCAGGTGTGGGGGCTGCCCGGGCAGGGCGCGCAGTTCCGGCTCACGCTGCCGCTGGTCGCGGGTGCGGAGCTCACCAGCTCGCCGCTGCCGCTGCGCCCGCCGATGCTGCGCCGGGAGCAGGCGTGA
- the mtrA gene encoding MtrAB system response regulator MtrA yields MPPSAPSSGASRGRVLVVDDDAALAEMLGIVLRREGYEPAFVSDGARAVATFQQLRPDLVLLDLMLPGRNGLQICADIRTQSTVPIVMLTAKTDTIDVVQGLEAGADDYVTKPFKPVELVARVRAQLRRGDTGQAESLSIGDVQIDVPAHQVVRDGAPIALTPLEFDLLVALARKPRQVFTRELLLEQVWGYRHAADTRLVNVHVQRLRAKVERDPEKPEVVLTVRGVGYKAGPP; encoded by the coding sequence GTGCCCCCCTCTGCTCCGTCGTCCGGCGCCAGCCGCGGCCGTGTCCTCGTCGTCGACGACGACGCCGCCCTCGCCGAGATGCTCGGCATCGTGCTGCGCCGTGAGGGCTACGAGCCCGCGTTCGTCTCCGACGGCGCCCGGGCGGTGGCCACCTTCCAGCAGCTGCGCCCCGACCTGGTGCTGCTGGACCTGATGCTGCCCGGCCGCAACGGCCTGCAGATCTGCGCCGACATCCGCACCCAGTCGACCGTGCCGATCGTGATGCTCACCGCGAAGACCGACACGATCGACGTCGTCCAGGGGCTGGAGGCCGGCGCCGACGACTACGTCACCAAGCCGTTCAAGCCCGTCGAGCTGGTGGCCCGGGTGCGCGCCCAGCTGCGCCGCGGCGACACCGGCCAGGCCGAGAGCCTCTCGATCGGCGACGTGCAGATCGACGTCCCCGCGCACCAGGTCGTGCGGGACGGCGCCCCGATCGCGCTGACCCCCCTGGAGTTCGACCTGCTGGTCGCCCTGGCCCGCAAGCCGCGGCAGGTGTTCACCCGCGAGCTGCTGCTCGAGCAGGTCTGGGGCTACCGGCACGCCGCCGACACCCGGCTGGTCAACGTGCACGTGCAGCGGCTGCGGGCCAAGGTCGAGCGCGACCCGGAGAAGCCCGAGGTCGTGCTGACCGTCCGCGGTGTGGGCTACAAGGCAGGCCCGCCGTGA
- the ahcY gene encoding adenosylhomocysteinase, producing MTTPTRVLTSDDFKVADLSLAGFGRKEIALAEHEMPGLMALREEYGDAQPLAGARVAGSLHMTIQTAVLIETLTALGADVRWVSCNIFSTQDHAAAAIVVGDGTAEEPTGVPVFAWKGETLPEYWWCTQRMFEFRDSAGEVVGPNMILDDGGDATLLVHLGTRFEADGAVPDTTEADSEEYGVILDTLRSTIAEDDSYWTRIGQGIKGVTEETTTGVMRLYELARDGRLLFPAINVNDSVTKSKFDNLYGVRHSLIDGINRGTDVMIGGKVAVVCGYGDVGKGSADSLRGQGARVIVTEIDPINALQAAMHGYEVTTLDEVIGKADIIITTTGNKDIITAEQLGQTKHQAIIGNIGHFDNEIDMAGLARTPGIVKTNIKPQVDEWRFADGHTIIVLSEGRLLNLGNATGHPSFVMSASFSNQTLAQIELWTNRAAYEGKTPGVTVLPKKLDEHVARLHLDALGVKLTELTKVQADYIGVPVEGPYKSEHYRY from the coding sequence ATGACCACCCCCACCCGTGTGCTCACCTCCGACGACTTCAAGGTCGCCGACCTCTCCCTCGCCGGCTTCGGCCGCAAGGAGATCGCCCTCGCCGAGCACGAGATGCCCGGCCTGATGGCGCTGCGCGAGGAGTACGGCGACGCCCAGCCGCTCGCCGGCGCGCGCGTCGCCGGCTCGCTGCACATGACCATCCAGACCGCCGTGCTGATCGAGACGCTCACCGCGCTCGGCGCCGACGTCCGCTGGGTGAGCTGCAACATCTTCTCCACCCAGGACCACGCCGCCGCGGCGATCGTCGTCGGCGACGGCACCGCCGAGGAGCCCACCGGCGTCCCCGTCTTCGCCTGGAAGGGCGAGACGCTGCCGGAGTACTGGTGGTGCACCCAGCGGATGTTCGAGTTCCGCGACTCCGCCGGTGAGGTCGTCGGCCCGAACATGATCCTGGACGACGGCGGCGACGCCACCCTGCTGGTCCACCTGGGCACCCGCTTCGAGGCCGACGGCGCCGTCCCGGACACCACCGAGGCCGACTCCGAGGAGTACGGCGTCATCCTCGACACGCTGCGCAGCACCATCGCCGAGGACGACTCGTACTGGACCCGCATCGGCCAGGGCATCAAGGGAGTCACCGAGGAGACCACCACCGGCGTCATGCGGCTCTACGAGCTCGCCCGCGACGGCCGGCTGCTCTTCCCCGCGATCAACGTCAACGACTCGGTCACCAAGAGCAAGTTCGACAACCTCTACGGCGTCCGGCACTCCCTCATCGACGGGATCAACCGCGGCACCGACGTGATGATCGGTGGCAAGGTCGCCGTCGTCTGCGGCTACGGCGACGTCGGCAAGGGCTCCGCGGACTCGCTGCGCGGCCAGGGCGCCCGGGTCATCGTCACCGAGATCGACCCGATCAACGCCCTGCAGGCGGCGATGCACGGCTACGAGGTCACCACGCTGGACGAGGTGATCGGCAAGGCCGACATCATCATCACCACGACCGGCAACAAGGACATCATCACCGCCGAGCAGCTCGGTCAGACCAAGCACCAGGCGATCATCGGCAACATCGGCCACTTCGACAACGAGATCGACATGGCCGGTCTCGCCCGCACCCCGGGCATCGTGAAGACGAACATCAAGCCGCAGGTCGACGAGTGGCGGTTCGCCGACGGCCACACGATCATCGTGCTGAGCGAGGGCCGGCTGCTGAACCTGGGCAACGCCACCGGCCACCCCAGCTTCGTGATGAGCGCGTCGTTCTCCAACCAGACGCTGGCCCAGATCGAGCTGTGGACCAACCGCGCCGCCTACGAGGGCAAGACCCCCGGCGTCACCGTGCTGCCCAAGAAGCTCGACGAGCACGTGGCCCGGCTCCACCTCGACGCGCTCGGCGTGAAGCTGACCGAGCTCACCAAGGTGCAGGCCGACTACATCGGCGTCCCGGTCGAGGGTCCCTACAAGAGCGAGCACTACCGCTACTGA
- the manA gene encoding mannose-6-phosphate isomerase, class I, translating to MWQMTNAVRHYPWGSRTVIPELLGEPSPADQPYAELWMGAHPGQPSVLSDGRSLDAAIAEEPEQMLGESVRHRFGDRLPFLMKVLAADLPLSLQAHPTTAQAQVGFAAEEAAGVPLDDPTRTFKDPYHKPEILLAITPVEALCGFRPLAESLHCLAKLQLAELMPTIAALANGGLQAAIPQLLALSERRRDSLVTAVAAKAASFVAAHDPEFINTYRWAASLAETYPGDPGVVISLMCNHLTLKPGEAVFLPAGNLHAYLSGAGVEVMASSDNVLRGGLTSKHVDLAALIEVLDFTDGRVPVIHPVLGPGGLRYPTPVRDFDLTRAQVDVDPGVLTTAGPQVVLCTEGTAVLSGPDGEVVLRQGESAFVPAGQPVTAGGPAVLYRATTSAA from the coding sequence ATGTGGCAGATGACGAACGCCGTGCGGCACTACCCGTGGGGTTCCCGCACGGTCATCCCCGAGCTGCTCGGCGAGCCGTCGCCGGCTGACCAGCCGTACGCGGAGCTGTGGATGGGGGCGCACCCGGGGCAGCCCAGCGTCCTGTCCGACGGCCGCTCGCTGGACGCGGCGATCGCCGAGGAGCCCGAGCAGATGCTCGGCGAGAGCGTCCGGCACCGCTTCGGCGACCGGCTGCCCTTCCTGATGAAGGTGCTGGCCGCGGACCTGCCGCTGTCGCTGCAGGCGCACCCGACCACGGCGCAGGCGCAGGTCGGCTTCGCCGCCGAGGAGGCCGCCGGGGTCCCCCTGGACGACCCGACGCGCACCTTCAAGGACCCCTACCACAAGCCGGAGATCCTCCTGGCGATCACGCCGGTCGAGGCGCTGTGCGGCTTCCGCCCGCTCGCGGAGTCGCTGCACTGCCTGGCCAAGCTGCAGCTCGCCGAGCTCATGCCGACCATCGCCGCGCTGGCCAACGGCGGTCTGCAGGCCGCGATCCCGCAGCTGCTGGCCCTGTCGGAGCGCCGGCGGGACTCCCTGGTCACCGCGGTGGCCGCCAAGGCCGCGAGCTTCGTCGCCGCGCACGACCCGGAGTTCATCAACACCTACCGGTGGGCGGCCTCGCTGGCCGAGACCTACCCCGGCGACCCCGGCGTGGTCATCTCGCTGATGTGCAACCACCTCACCCTCAAGCCCGGTGAGGCGGTCTTCCTGCCCGCCGGCAACCTGCACGCCTACCTCAGCGGGGCGGGGGTGGAGGTCATGGCCAGCTCGGACAACGTGCTGCGCGGTGGCCTCACCAGCAAGCACGTCGACCTGGCGGCGCTGATCGAGGTGCTCGACTTCACCGACGGCCGGGTGCCGGTCATCCACCCGGTGCTCGGCCCCGGCGGCCTGCGGTACCCGACGCCGGTGCGCGACTTCGACCTCACCCGCGCGCAGGTCGACGTCGACCCGGGCGTGCTGACCACCGCCGGCCCCCAGGTGGTGCTGTGCACCGAGGGCACGGCCGTGCTGTCCGGGCCCGACGGGGAGGTCGTGCTCCGGCAGGGCGAGTCGGCGTTCGTGCCCGCCGGGCAGCCGGTCACCGCCGGGGGCCCCGCCGTCCTGTACCGGGCCACCACCTCCGCCGCCTGA
- a CDS encoding cation diffusion facilitator family transporter has translation MTESSTAGASGAHPATAGPGTGGPGQAGGEHGGGEHGGGGHGGGTTAIIAALGANLGIALAKFIAFLITGASSMLAEAIHSVADSGNQVLLLVGGKRSKRAATPEHPFGFGRDRYIYSFIVAIVLFSVGGCFAIYEGVHKVREEGEVESQTVAIIVLLVAMALEGFSLRTALKETNAVRKPGESYWAFIRHARAPELPVVLLEDSAALTGLVLALIGVTLSAITGETLYDGLGTIAIGLLLVAVAAVLAVETKSLLVGESATPDAQRQIVAALVDGQSVQSVIHMRTQHLGPEELLVAAKIAVRHDDTAAAVAAAIDAAEQRVRAAVPIARVIYLEPDIRRSEPAAR, from the coding sequence ATGACCGAGAGCTCGACGGCCGGCGCCTCCGGCGCCCACCCCGCCACCGCCGGACCCGGCACGGGCGGCCCCGGTCAGGCCGGTGGGGAGCACGGCGGTGGGGAGCACGGCGGTGGTGGGCACGGCGGCGGGACGACGGCGATCATCGCCGCGCTCGGCGCCAACCTCGGCATCGCGCTGGCGAAGTTCATCGCCTTCCTGATCACCGGCGCCTCGTCGATGCTGGCCGAGGCGATCCACTCGGTGGCGGACTCGGGCAACCAGGTGCTGCTGCTGGTCGGCGGCAAGCGCTCGAAGCGGGCCGCGACCCCCGAGCACCCCTTCGGCTTCGGCCGGGACCGCTACATCTACAGCTTCATCGTCGCGATCGTGCTCTTCAGCGTCGGTGGCTGCTTCGCCATCTACGAGGGCGTGCACAAGGTCCGCGAGGAGGGCGAGGTCGAGTCGCAGACGGTGGCGATCATCGTGCTGCTGGTGGCGATGGCGCTGGAGGGCTTCTCGCTGCGCACCGCGCTCAAGGAGACCAACGCCGTCCGCAAGCCGGGGGAGAGCTACTGGGCCTTCATCCGGCACGCCCGGGCACCCGAGCTGCCCGTCGTCCTGCTCGAGGACAGCGCCGCGCTCACCGGCCTGGTGCTGGCCCTCATCGGCGTGACGCTGTCGGCGATCACCGGCGAGACCCTCTACGACGGGCTGGGCACCATCGCCATCGGCCTGCTGCTGGTCGCCGTCGCGGCTGTCCTGGCGGTCGAGACCAAGAGCCTGCTCGTCGGGGAGTCCGCGACCCCGGACGCGCAGCGGCAGATCGTGGCCGCGCTCGTCGACGGGCAGTCGGTCCAGTCGGTGATCCACATGCGCACCCAGCACCTCGGTCCCGAGGAGCTGCTGGTGGCCGCCAAGATCGCCGTCCGGCACGACGACACCGCCGCCGCGGTGGCCGCCGCCATCGACGCGGCCGAGCAGCGGGTGCGGGCCGCGGTGCCCATCGCCCGGGTCATCTACCTCGAGCCCGACATCCGGCGTTCGGAGCCCGCGGCGCGCTGA